A stretch of the Chelonoidis abingdonii isolate Lonesome George chromosome 11, CheloAbing_2.0, whole genome shotgun sequence genome encodes the following:
- the HIF3A gene encoding LOW QUALITY PROTEIN: hypoxia-inducible factor 3-alpha (The sequence of the model RefSeq protein was modified relative to this genomic sequence to represent the inferred CDS: deleted 1 base in 1 codon; substituted 2 bases at 2 genomic stop codons), giving the protein MRAGLGLEWGAASPEVCLPATPTFKKQSYPRAAIGPEVLGCAGSRLSASRSRRSSAQEEVTDAARCRRARRRGVLTRWPSTLPFAGGPAHXTMAAIMRLTISYLRSTNLSPRGEEWRGQPEQVETPVALRARDGFLMVADRGAPHMRFTCRRMXVRKKKKHLGLTQLELIGHSIFDFIHPCTEEAAGRAEPRQGFSKKKEVKTERSFSLRMKSTLTSRGRTVNLKSATWKVLHCAGHMRSYTPAREGPEEAEGGYAEPPLRCLVLICEAIPHPANIETPLDSSTFLSQHSMDMKFTYCDERIAEVAGYTSDELLGCSIYEYIHALDSDAVSKSIHTLLSKGQAVTGQYRFLAKSGGYLWAQTQATVISNSKNSQPESVVCVHFVLSQVEETGVVLSLEQTERQGEGRRLPPEPNPARQANGSPEEVEPDTGETILNLSFERHGPRLLAFLRPAHVSEAELQRDPRQFCSPDLQRLLGPIFDPPGARANREGAPRARSSPRPRKADGPPQDSAKSTAPAELLFDMENVQKLFASTQETVERALQDYEALDLEMLAPYISMDDDFQLSSTDQPPWLAEKRGDPAVAGGTGPPPPSASPPPRPRSSSFHGVSAREPGLPGLPRWGSETSLSQPRSLQPPEEEPMELEGPGSPPTAPSGDNRRVHPASHLGARKRVLELNLEEEGADFLEAVPLKRAHGSEPDGFLLPSLNLGFLLSVEEGLDAGVPRGSMVLGRKLLALEEPMALLGDMLPFVVDGPALSQLALYDGEDEALEQSGGHFQPGEELLGELDQAT; this is encoded by the exons ATGAGAGCGGGTCTGGGGCTCGAGTGGGGGGCAGCCAGCCCCGAAGTTTGCCTTCCAGCTACCCCGACATTTAAGAAACAAAGTTATCCGAGAGCGGCTATCGGGCCGGAGGTGCTgggctgtgctgggagcaggctgaGCGCCAG CCGGTCTAGACGGAGCTCCGCACAAGAAGAAGTCACGGATGCGGCGCGATGCCGCCGAGCAAGGAGACGAGGTGTTCTAACCAGATGGCCCAGCACCCTGCCCTTCGCCGGGGGTCCCGCCCACTAGACAATGGCCGCCATCATGCGCCTCACCATCAGCTACCTGCGGAGCACAAACTTATCACCTCGGGGAG AGGAGTGGCGTGGGCAGCCA GAGCAGGTGGAAACGCCTGTTGCGCTAAGGGCCCGGGACGGTTTTCTCATGGTGGCTGACAGAGGGGCGCCCCACATGCGCTTTACCTGTCGGAGAATGtgagtaaggaaaaaaaaaaagcacctggGGCTGACCCAG CTGGAGCTGATTGGACACAGCATCTTCGATTTCATCCACCCCTGTACGGAGGAGGCTGCAGGACGTGCTGAGCCCCGGCAGG GCTTCTCTAAGAAGAAGGAGGTGAAGACCGAGCGCAGCTTCTCTTTGCGCATGAAGAGCACCCTGACCAGCAGGGGGCGCACCGTCAACCTCAAGTCAGCCACCTGGAAG gtGCTGCACTGTGCGGGTCACATGCGGTCCTACACGCCGGCGCGGGAGGGCCCGGAGGAGGCGGAGGGGGGGTATGCGGAGCCCCCACTGCGCTGCCTGGTGCTGATCTGCGAGGCCATCCCCCACCCCGCCAACATCGAGACCCCCCTGGACAGCAGCACCTTCCTCAGCCAGCACAGCATGGACATGAAATTCACCTACTGTGATGAGAg GATCGCGGAGGTGGCGGGGTACACGTCAGACGAGCTGCTGGGCTGCTCCATCTACGAGTACATCCACGCCCTGGACTCCGACGCCGTCAGCAAGAGCATCCACACCC TGCTGAGCaaagggcaggcagtgacaggcCAGTACCGTTTCCTGGCCAAGAGCGGGGGCTACCTGTGGGCCCAGACCCAGGCCACCGTTATCTCCAACAGCAAGAACTCCCAGCCCGAGAGTGTTGTCTGCGTCCACTTCGTCCTCAG ccaggtggaggagacaggcgTGGTTCTGTCGCTGGAGCAGACCGAACGCCAGGGTGAGGGGCGGCGCCTGCCACCGGAACCTAACCCTGCCCGCCAGGCCAACGGGAGCCCTGAGGAAGTGGAGCCAGACACCGGGGAGACCATCCTCAACCTCAGCTTCG AGCGGCACGGCCCACGGCTCCTGGCCTTCCTGCGCCCGGCCCACGTGAGCGAGGCGGAGCTGCAGCGCGACCCGCGCCAGTTCTGCAGCCCCGACCTGCAGCGGCTGCTGGGACCCATCTTCGACCCACCCGGAGCCCGCGCCAACAGGGAGGGGGCCCCGCGGGCACGGTCCTCCCCTCGCCCCCGCAAGGCCGACGGGCCACCCCAGGACTCTGCCAAGAGTACTGCCCCG GCCGAGCTGCTCTTTGACATGGAGAACGTGCAGAAGCTCTTCGCCTCCACCCAGGAGACTGTGGAGAGGGCGCTGCAG GATTACGAAGCACTCGACCTGGAGATGCTGGCTCCGTACATCTCGATGGACGACGATTTCCAGCTCAGTAGCACCGACCAGCCCCCCTGGCTGGCCGAGAAGCGAGGTGATCCTGCCGTGGCCGGGGGAACAGGCCCCCCGCCGCCATCTGCCTCGCCCCCACCACGTCCTCGCTCCAGCAGCTTCCATGGGGTGTCTGCTCGCGAACCCGGCCTACCCGGCCTTCCCCGCTGGGGCAGCGAGACCAGCCTGAGCCAGCCCCGGtccctccagcccccagaggAGGAGCCCATGGAGCTGGAAGGGCCTGGGTCACCACCAACAGCACCCTCAGGAGACAACCGCAGGGTTCACCCTGCCTCACACCTGGGGGCTAGGAAGAG GGTCTTGGAGCTGaacctggaggaggaaggagccgACTTCCTGGAGGCAGTGCCTCTGAAGCGCGCCCACGGCTCCGAACCCGatggcttcctgctgccctccctCAACCTG ggttTCCTGCTGAgtgtggaggaggggctggacgCCGGGGTTCCCCGGGGCAGCATGGTGCTAGGTCGGAAGCTGCTGGCCCTAGAGGAACCAATGG ccctgctgggtgACATGCTGCCCTTCGTGGTGGATGGTCCAGCGCTCTCCCAGCTGGCCCTATACGACGGTGAGGATGAAGCCTTGGAGCAGAGCGGCGGGCACTTCCAGCCGGGTGAGGAGCTCCTGGGGGAGCTGGACCAGGCCACCTGA